Below is a genomic region from Tripterygium wilfordii isolate XIE 37 chromosome 12, ASM1340144v1, whole genome shotgun sequence.
ATGCGTTATTGTTAGCAGATGAACTACTTCCACGTGCAGCCATGAAGCTCTCTCCTGTAAATCAGGCTAACTGCAGGGATGACCTCCGTAGAAGACCTTTAGATAGGCAAAACCGTCATCCTGAGCAACGAGAATGGAGGCGGCGGCTCGTGAGCTCGGTTGACAGGTTAAAAGATACATTTTGTCGACAGCATGCCCTAGATCTTATTTTTACTGAAGATGGTGATAGCCATCTTACAGCAGATATGTACATCAATGTCGATGGTAATGTTGATGAGTTAGAAGGGCTTCCGACTCCAATATTTCAGGTACTTCACTTTCTTATTTAGATTTTGGTTTGTTTCACAAGTTACAAGTTCTCAACATCTTCCGGATCTCCAATGTAATCTGGTGAACATTGTTGCTAGTATGCTAAAGTTTGTGGGTAATTTCATGATTCTGTTAGACCAGGAATAATTCAGGCAACAGGATATTAGTTAATTACAAATAAAAGTTCCGTTTGAGTAGGAAATAGACCACAATAAACTTCTTTTGGGTGGAAGCATGACCACAATGTACGACATAAATACCATCCTCCTTCATGCATGGTTATTGTGTTTATATTACTCGTAATTAATAACTACCCCCAATTCTCCCACACCTATAAATGCACAATTAACTGACTATAGTTACATATGACTGCCTAAAAGTCTTTTTAAAAGGGggaaaatgaataaaattacAAGTAACCACTTAACCACATTTATTTGTGacatatatcaagtttaggTTTCACACTGCTTAGAGATTGGCCAAATGCTACTTTATAGCAGGATGTGTGTACTTTAGGTTAACACTTCTTAGGTGGCGTTTGTAAATTTTGTTGTGGAATTGACATGGTTAAAAGCATATTTGTTATTTGGGTTCAAGATAAAATACTCTGTGTAGCTTGATATGGTTAAAAACATACACTAATGATGCACCTAGTGTTGGTTTGATGCTCTTTTTTCAAACTCAAACAAATGCTTACTAAAATGACGGAAGATTAGTCTTGAAACCTTAAATCAACTGGCTTTTTTGTCACAGTGTTACCTTTGATTGTTTCCCTTCAATCTTGATGGCGATGCCTTTGaaatataatatacatacatCCATTGCCCACAACAAAAATATCGACATAGTTATGCTCTTACATGATGTTTATAATTTTGGCGTATTTTCTCTATTATATAACAAACATATGAATATGATACACCATAATAAGAGACATTacagatataaaataaaaaaaaatcgataCGCTCTACAATACATGATTTGATAACTATGTTAATGTTTTTGACGAAGATGTTTTGAGATAAGAATTTGTAATCCTTGTTACTTCTATATGAAAACAATGAACTATAAATATGACGAGCACGTGATGATGCTGGGAGAATTTCATAGCCTGCATATGTTAGtctattattttattatctACCGATTTGTTGTTCCTGAATTGTCCCAAATGATGTGTTAGAATTCTTGCAGCTTTTGGAAGTTAAATTATGTGCTTTACGACATCATAGTTTAGCAGGCTAAAGGTGCGGTGCTCTGTTTTGGCTTTGCAAGAGAGTAATCTGTCTTAAATGACTAGCATCAAGcggattttggaaaaaaaaaaaaaagattttgctGGTTAAGAGAAAAAATTTACGTTAGATGGAAGAATAGTGGTTATTGTGACTACATTGTTTCAGCTTTTCTTGGGTAATTTGAAATTTGTAGTTTTTATTACCGTTTGGCATTTCTAAATGTTCTTCTGTTTCCTCTTTACTTTGTCAATTCAGGAACTTTATCTGAAACTGCACAGGATGGCCTCTATAGCAGCTGAGATGTTCATAGGAAGAGAAAGATTTTCCACATTGCTACTGATGAGGCTTACAGAAACCGTCATCCTATGGCTTTCGGAGGATCAAAGCTTTTGGGATGATATTGAGGAAGGGCCCAAGCCCTTAGGGCCCTTAGGTCTACAACAGGTAAACTCATGACATTGGCTTTGGTATGCTAGTGTATTATTGGGCTGCTATATTGAACTAGTTTCCTGGACAATTTTCAGTTCTACTTGGATATGAAGTTCGTCATGTGCTTTGCTTCACAAGGTCGCTACTTATCAAGGAATTTGCACAGAGTTGTTAATGATATCATATCTAAAGCCATGACAGCATTTACAGCTACAGGAATGGATCCAAATAGGTAAGTAATGGTCTCATATTTGTTGTTGAATTTAATGCGTTTCCATCAAGGAGATCCCTTGCACAACCGTACAAGCATGCATACAGTAACAGAACCACTTTACACAAGTAAATGTGGGGCTGTGCAGATATTTATTTGATGCTTTTCACAGCAAAGCCTGCCTTACTCAAGAAGGGATAGGATAATCAATTATGTAGTTTGGATACTTTATGATGCCTTATATAAATAGCTCTAGTCCAAAAACAAGGTGCAATGAGGCAGTGCACTTGGCACCAGAAGAGGACTTGTGAGgcaaaaaagaaattgagattAATGGTGCTGAACATGTTCGGGCAAAGGTGTTGGTTGGATATTAGGATGTGCCAACTCCTGAATGTGCATACATTATACTAAATATGCATGGTGATGCATCCATAAACAGAAATctattttctaaattttcacATTTACCAAGTTCTTTCTATTGTTGTTCTTTggagaaaagaagaacaaatggTTCCAGAGTTTACTATTGTATTAGTGGAGACGCATTGGGAGAACCAGTTTTCTACTAAACCTTACACTTATTTAATTAGTCCTCACTGCATCACGAGTTATTTGATCGTCTTTGTATTTTCCTTGTTGCAACTTAGACTATTTATTGTTTCTGATAAATATAAACCGCTACAACTGGTTTTTCTGTGGCTTAGATTTTACCTTTCTGTAACAGTGTATTGCCAGAAGATGATTGGTTCAATGAAATCTGTCAAGAAGCAGTAGAAAGATTGAGCGGGAAGAAAGCTATTAATGGGGATCGGGACCTTAACAGCCCAACCGCCTCCGTCTCAGCACAATCAGTTTCGTCTGTCAGATCTCTCGGAAGTTCCTAGCCTATGttatctgcttctttgtagacTAGACAGCGAACAGACCCATGATCTGCTAGCAGGTTCTTGTATTCATAACCCTTCgcctttttttttctgttgggttgaaacttgaaattgcAGCTTGTTTTTTCCCTAGTGTATTCTTGTGGTCAATCCATTTTTTCAATGGAGGTCAGAAGTCAGCTACACATACTTTTGTTTCTGTAAATGTCGATTGCTTTATTTGATCCTGAATAGAAATGTGTATTATTCTTTGACAAACTTTCTTATAAGGTGAATATTGTCGTGTGTGCTGCATGGTCCTTCATGCATTCTATTGATGATGATGGACACGTGTGTATCAGCTAAGCCAGGGTGGTGAGGTGCCGCAACTCATATGGCAGGTGACGTGGAAAATGGTATGATCAAAGTTTTTTTTGCTCACATATTTCTCTTTCTTCCCTCTCTATCTTCGATCCCTCTCTACAGTGCACGCGCATCGTCTCTCTCTGTCACACCACCGCAACATCGAGAATAacatcatataagtttgtcatttggacattcgatatggtTTGAATTCGAGCTGTCAGTCTCTTCCAATCTAATTCCAGGGACAGAGACTTTGACAACggtaaaaagaagagagaagtgaAAAGACGATCAAGAATCATAGGAGGCAGTTGAGCTGTGAAGATCCCGATATTGAAGAGAGCTAGCCGTTTCTATTAAagtcaaaaaaaagaagatcctATTTCCTATTATGTGAAAAGGTGATTGTTGAAATCAAATTAAGATGATTGAAGAGTCTAATTCAATCTTGATGAAGAAAATGCTAGTTCTGTTATGTGAAGCAAAATTGGAGGTTCCATTCCCAAATTTATCAAGAACAAAATCAACGTTGGTTTCCTATTCTATAAATCGAGAGAAAATTATGAGTTGACTTTCTGATCACGAGGCATAATTTTCAAGATTACAAGGGCAAGATATTAAGGAGATATTTTTGCTTCTCACTGgggaaagaaagggaaagaaaagatcaactttattattattgacaTTAGCCTAGCTATATCGATATCAAGTTAAGAAAACCTAGCTGTCTTTGCATCTCACAGAGACATTTGCGTTGGATAATTCCTTCACTACATCTCTCATGGTAGGTCTCTTGCTTGGTTCCATTTCTGTGCACCTCAAAGCCACCAAAAGCACGTCAATGACTTGTTTCCTGATACTTGAATCAAAAAGTTCCTCCTTTAAACTCGAATCAACAATCCCACCCACTTCCTCAGTGTTGCTCCAGAGCGATCTAACCCATCCCACAATATCTGTTTCATCCATGAATGATGGATCCAATGCCTTTCTTCTGGTTATCAGTTGAAGTAATACAACTCCATAACTATACACATCAGACTCCTTGCTGTTCGTCGCAATGAACGCCTTTTCTGTACAGGGAAACATCAGTAAAAGATTAATGTAGAAGGGAAAAAGGCTGTTATTTGATAGTAAATGTGAGAGAAATACCTGGTGCAATATATCCTGTTGTACCTACAACTGAGATGGACTCTGTTGAAGAAGAAAACTGATCCAGGAGTGTAGCTATACCAAAATCAGAGATATGAGGCTCCATTTCAGAGTCCAACAGTATGTTTTCCGGTTTGATGTCTCGGTGTACTATAGGAGGAACACAGTCGTAATGGAGATATGCCAATCCATGGGCGGTTCCAACAGCTATCTTATAGCGCGCTCTCCATTCTAGAGTTACCAAAGGATTCTTCCCAAATAACACATCATGGAGGCTCCCATTTTGCATGTAGCCGTACAAGATCAAGCCGTAGTCCTTCCTTAACCAAAAATCTTGCAACCTGATAAGATTCCGGTGCTTGATCTTTCCAATGGTTTGAATTTCTCTAACCATACTCCGTCTCCCCCCTTTATGGCCTGCAAGCAAAATCTTCTTTACAGCAAAAACGTCGTCTTGAGCCAATGACACCTTGTACACAGCTCCATGGGCACCTCTCCCGATAATGTGTTTCTCGCTAAGATTGTCTGTAGCCTCCATCACTTTGTTGAGTAGGGATGAAGAGCCCTCTTCTGCAGAGGCTTCGTCGGGTCTCTTTGGTCTTCTCCataaaaaaattgcagaaactACAATAACCACAGAAACAACAAATGCTGATGAACCTAAGGATATCAGTACAACCTTCAGCATACTAAGTGTTTTTCCTCTGCTTGATCCGCTGCCACAAGGCTCGAAATTGTTGTACTTGCTGCAATTTTCGCCTTCTGATGGAAGGCAATTGACACAGAGTCCGGGATTTCCCAACAATGATGATGCAGATAAGTTCAACATATTCATCACTGCTTTCGGAATTGGACCATTGAAGAGATTGTGAGAAATATTGACCTCAACTAATGACTGCATTTCATCAAGAACTGCTAAGGTTCCATCCAGATTGTTCCAAGATATATCAAAATGTTCTAGTTTGGTCAACTTTGCTAGTTCTGACGGAAGCCGACCTTTCAGCCCGTTACTGCTCAGATTCAATCCATAAATCAGATCTTGTAAAGCACCAACCGAGGAGGGTATCTCACCACCAAACATATTTCCACCTATCTGCAGCTCTGAGAGTTTTCCAAAGTATGACAAAAAGGATGGAATGCCACCAGTAAAACGATTTTCGCTTAAAATGAGAATGGATAAATCAGTCCAGCTCTGCAAACTTGATGGGATTGAACCATTCAACTGATTAAATCCCACATCAAACAGGCCTAATTTATTGCAATTTGACAGCTGCTGTGGCAGAGAACCTTCCAAATGGTTGTGGGAAAGAACCAGTGTCTCAAGATATGCAAGATTTCCAAGCTCTTGGGGTATTAGTCCAGTAAGCTTGTTCTTGGACAAATTTATGTATGTGAGATTGCCACAGTTCCCCAAGCTCGACGGAATTGCACCGGTGATGTCATTGTGGCTGATGTCCACGTGTGAAAGAATTGGATTCTCCGTGAACTCCGGAAGAGCCCCTGACAGGTTATTCTGTTGGAGTATCAATCTCCAGAGGGTTGTGCAGTTTCCTAAATCAGAAGGTATGCTACCATGAAGTTGATTACGACCCATATTCAGAACCCTCAACTGCTTTCCAAAGCAAATGCTGGGAGGGATTTCACCCGTAAACATATTATTAGTGAAGTCCAGCTGCAGTAAGCTGCTATTGATTCCCAAATTTTGAGGTATGACTCCATAGAACAGATTGTTAAACACTGAAAGATTTTTCAGTTGCTTAAGTTCAGTCATCTCCAATGGAAGTTCTCCGGTAAGACTGTTATTATACACCAGAAGATGCTGAAGCCTCGGAATCTTCCAAATGCCAATTGGAATCTCACCGGTCAAACGGTTCCTGAACAACTCAAGATCCTCTAGTTCAGTCAGCATTCCCAGTTCACTTGGAATTTCTCCCTCAAG
It encodes:
- the LOC120010363 gene encoding receptor-like protein kinase, with the protein product MGLVCFHGFFLCFVFVRYVGVTAALSPDGMTLLSLKRHWVSLPSSIASGWNVSDGTHCSWVGVQCDDSAQYVVNLTLSSFGITGQLGPEIGYLKHLQILDLGNNSLFGQIPPQLGNCSLLWYLDLSRNVFTGEISERLSHLQKLQVLSLFSNSLYGEIPETLFEIVRLETVYLSSNSLNGSIPWTVGKMSKVSELWLDGNQLSGPIPESIGNCSKLQELYLSYNKLDGVLPQSLYNLEDLTYLDVSNNMLEGGIAFGLHNCNNLDTLVLSYNSFSGALPLSLGNCSSLTTLAVVHCNLTGSIPSSLGRLDKLSTLYLTENRLSGRIPPELGKCKSLKELFLYTNELEGEIPSELGMLTELEDLELFRNRLTGEIPIGIWKIPRLQHLLVYNNSLTGELPLEMTELKQLKNLSVFNNLFYGVIPQNLGINSSLLQLDFTNNMFTGEIPPSICFGKQLRVLNMGRNQLHGSIPSDLGNCTTLWRLILQQNNLSGALPEFTENPILSHVDISHNDITGAIPSSLGNCGNLTYINLSKNKLTGLIPQELGNLAYLETLVLSHNHLEGSLPQQLSNCNKLGLFDVGFNQLNGSIPSSLQSWTDLSILILSENRFTGGIPSFLSYFGKLSELQIGGNMFGGEIPSSVGALQDLIYGLNLSSNGLKGRLPSELAKLTKLEHFDISWNNLDGTLAVLDEMQSLVEVNISHNLFNGPIPKAVMNMLNLSASSLLGNPGLCVNCLPSEGENCSKYNNFEPCGSGSSRGKTLSMLKVVLISLGSSAFVVSVVIVVSAIFLWRRPKRPDEASAEEGSSSLLNKVMEATDNLSEKHIIGRGAHGAVYKVSLAQDDVFAVKKILLAGHKGGRRSMVREIQTIGKIKHRNLIRLQDFWLRKDYGLILYGYMQNGSLHDVLFGKNPLVTLEWRARYKIAVGTAHGLAYLHYDCVPPIVHRDIKPENILLDSEMEPHISDFGIATLLDQFSSSTESISVVGTTGYIAPEKAFIATNSKESDVYSYGVVLLQLITRRKALDPSFMDETDIVGWVRSLWSNTEEVGGIVDSSLKEELFDSSIRKQVIDVLLVALRCTEMEPSKRPTMRDVVKELSNANVSVRCKDS